The proteins below are encoded in one region of Bacteroidales bacterium:
- a CDS encoding HlyD family efflux transporter periplasmic adaptor subunit has translation MKKTALLLLITCLALSCGTDRQKSDAYGNFETVEYIVSAEAQGTLTEFLPEEGITGMAGSYAGCIDTTQLFLKKQQLMAQKKGLTARWKAVNAQLDVLSEQKNILLKEKNRIEKLLEGSAATPKQLDDVEGNIKVLDKQSASVCLQKENLAAENDALNVQIAQVNEQIRKSLIRYPVTGTVLEKYAEKSELVIPGKPLFRMASLDTMLLRVYVDGSQLPAIQLNQKAEVLVDSENGRLKKLPGRVCWIASQAEFTPKTIQTRKERINLVYAVKISVPNDGSLKIGMPGEAVFFTKEK, from the coding sequence ATGAAGAAAACGGCACTTCTTTTATTAATAACCTGCCTGGCATTATCCTGTGGCACCGACAGGCAGAAGTCAGATGCTTATGGAAATTTCGAAACAGTGGAGTACATTGTTTCAGCCGAGGCCCAGGGCACCCTCACCGAGTTCCTGCCGGAAGAAGGTATAACCGGAATGGCAGGCAGTTATGCCGGATGCATTGATACAACACAGCTGTTTTTGAAAAAGCAACAGTTGATGGCACAGAAAAAAGGCTTAACTGCACGCTGGAAGGCAGTAAATGCGCAGCTTGATGTGTTATCGGAACAAAAAAATATTCTTCTTAAGGAAAAGAACCGGATTGAAAAGCTTCTGGAAGGCAGTGCGGCAACTCCAAAACAGCTTGACGATGTGGAGGGCAATATAAAGGTTCTTGACAAACAATCTGCTTCGGTCTGTCTTCAGAAAGAAAATCTGGCGGCAGAGAATGATGCCCTGAATGTGCAGATTGCGCAGGTCAATGAACAAATCCGGAAATCCCTGATCCGCTATCCGGTTACAGGCACTGTTCTTGAAAAATATGCCGAAAAATCCGAACTGGTTATCCCGGGAAAACCGTTGTTCAGAATGGCTTCACTCGATACTATGCTACTTCGTGTATATGTTGATGGAAGCCAGTTGCCAGCGATACAGCTTAACCAGAAGGCAGAAGTTCTGGTCGATTCGGAAAACGGCAGGCTGAAAAAGCTCCCGGGCCGCGTTTGCTGGATTGCCTCACAGGCTGAATTTACTCCAAAGACCATTCAAACCCGCAAGGAAAGGATTAACCTTGTTTATGCAGTCAAAATCAGTGTACCAAACGACGGAAGCCTTAAAATAGGAATGCCGGGTGAGGCTGTATTTTTTACAAAGGAAAAATGA
- a CDS encoding TolC family protein produces the protein MIWKVFSGSVFFLMAGTVPGQVPASVTLTGCYDSARVYYPVFRENSLLQESLNLKIKNLNASWYPQVSFGAQAAYYSDITELNVNIPIPGIEFPKAPHEQYRMFLDLSQTIWDGGTSREQKLYEQKTAEATAKQLETEMQQLRERINNVYYLILLLKESEHLYELSRQTLASRLAGMETAVNAGAAMLVQKNQIQAELLRTEQQLAEVRKDREAALGILGILTGTEFSDSTVFKIPVFSGEIISDTLIRPEVDVLDLQIAANKYLEQTIRTRNYPKILAFAQAGYGNPPGMNLLRNEWDFYWSAGIGMKWNLWDWNSTKREMRMASIQREKLAIRKETFETNTRTLLTQEKANMLKFREAVLRSDEIVRLHRQILSSMASGLENGVITATDYLAEHNTLLQAEISRSVNRLQLLRAITNYYTIQGTIESKVLGWENPVWKTKAGNE, from the coding sequence ATGATATGGAAAGTCTTTTCAGGCAGTGTTTTCTTCCTGATGGCAGGGACGGTTCCCGGTCAGGTTCCGGCCTCGGTAACTCTTACCGGCTGTTATGACAGTGCACGTGTTTATTATCCCGTATTCAGGGAAAACAGCCTTCTGCAGGAATCGCTGAACCTTAAAATCAAAAATCTGAATGCATCCTGGTATCCGCAGGTTTCTTTTGGTGCTCAGGCGGCTTACTATTCCGATATTACGGAATTGAATGTGAACATTCCTATACCCGGTATCGAGTTTCCTAAGGCACCTCATGAACAATACCGGATGTTTCTTGACCTGAGTCAGACAATTTGGGATGGCGGTACTTCCCGTGAACAGAAACTCTACGAACAGAAGACTGCCGAAGCCACTGCAAAACAGCTGGAAACCGAAATGCAGCAGCTTCGCGAACGGATTAACAATGTGTACTATCTTATCCTTCTTCTGAAGGAAAGTGAACATCTGTACGAACTTTCACGTCAGACACTGGCAAGCCGTCTGGCGGGCATGGAAACAGCCGTAAACGCCGGAGCAGCAATGCTGGTGCAGAAAAATCAGATTCAGGCTGAGCTGTTGCGCACCGAACAGCAGCTCGCGGAGGTAAGAAAAGACAGGGAAGCGGCCCTTGGAATCCTGGGTATTCTTACCGGGACAGAGTTTTCCGATTCAACGGTCTTTAAGATTCCGGTCTTTTCCGGCGAAATCATTTCTGACACTCTTATCCGCCCGGAAGTAGATGTGCTTGATTTGCAGATTGCTGCAAACAAATACCTGGAACAAACCATCCGAACCCGAAATTATCCGAAAATACTTGCCTTTGCTCAGGCCGGTTACGGAAATCCTCCGGGAATGAATCTCCTGCGAAACGAATGGGATTTCTATTGGTCGGCCGGCATAGGAATGAAATGGAACCTGTGGGACTGGAACAGTACAAAACGCGAGATGCGCATGGCGTCCATCCAGAGAGAAAAACTTGCTATCCGTAAAGAGACGTTTGAAACAAATACCAGAACCCTTCTTACTCAGGAGAAAGCAAACATGTTAAAATTCAGGGAAGCCGTCCTTCGTTCTGATGAGATTGTCCGGTTGCACCGTCAGATACTCAGTTCAATGGCTTCCGGTCTGGAAAACGGTGTAATCACTGCTACGGACTATCTGGCTGAGCACAATACCCTTCTGCAGGCCGAAATATCACGTTCAGTGAACAGGCTGCAACTCCTCAGAGCCATCACAAACTACTATACTATTCAGGGTACTATTGAATCAAAGGTCTTGGGATGGGAAAATCCCGTGTGGAAAACAAAAGCAGGCAATGAATAA
- a CDS encoding TetR/AcrR family transcriptional regulator, protein MRTPDEPTGQRTESLILEAARQVFLDKGLEGARMQEIADRAGINKALLHYYFRNKEKLFEHVFESVIASFIPQVLHLMGSDEPIPDKIRQFVSIYLDVIYENPFIPRFILHEMNRDPEHLTAMMERIAGKDIRKQLKKLDEDLAEASRRGQIKPVRAVHLLVNMLSLCIFPVVAKPVIAGILFHNNEKEYKQFLITRKEIVSDFIINGLKC, encoded by the coding sequence ATGAGAACTCCTGACGAACCCACCGGACAAAGGACGGAAAGTCTCATTCTGGAAGCCGCCCGGCAGGTCTTCCTTGACAAAGGGCTGGAAGGTGCCCGCATGCAGGAAATTGCTGACCGGGCCGGAATCAACAAGGCCCTTCTTCATTATTATTTCCGGAATAAAGAAAAACTGTTCGAACATGTTTTTGAGTCAGTTATTGCCTCTTTTATTCCACAGGTCCTTCATCTGATGGGTTCTGATGAACCCATCCCCGACAAAATCCGTCAGTTTGTTTCCATCTACCTTGATGTCATTTATGAAAATCCCTTTATTCCCAGGTTTATTCTTCACGAGATGAACCGCGATCCCGAGCATTTAACAGCCATGATGGAACGCATCGCCGGAAAAGATATCCGAAAACAACTGAAAAAACTGGATGAAGATCTGGCTGAAGCTTCCCGTCGTGGTCAGATAAAACCAGTCCGTGCAGTGCATCTGCTGGTGAACATGTTATCCCTTTGCATATTCCCGGTTGTTGCCAAACCGGTTATTGCCGGCATCCTCTTTCACAACAATGAAAAGGAATACAAACAGTTTCTGATAACGCGTAAGGAGATAGTTTCTGATTTCATTATCAATGGGCTGAAATGCTGA